GAGCTGACGCTTCTGGCCGAAGGAGGTCGAGCCGACATAGCTCAGCTTGGCGTCGCCCTTCAGGAAGGGGTTGGGCGCCGAGAACGTGTCCATCGTCTTCTTGAATTCCGCGACGTCGTTGATGGCGGCGGGATTGGCCTTCAGCGTATCGAGAATGTATTCCAGCGCGTAGACCTTGGTGTTGGACTCGTCGTTGTACTCGCCGAACATCTTGGTGTAGCGGGTGACGAACTCCTTCATCTCGTCGGAGGCGATCTCCGGCGTGGAGGCGCCGCCGACGGAGATGAAACCGTTGGCATATTCGCCGGCCCCCTCTTCCAGCACCTTGGCGTCCTGCGCCGTCTCGGTCGAGATCAGGCCCTCGTAGCCGAGCTCGCGGGCGGCGCGGATGAGCAGCGGCGCGTTGGCGGGCGCCACGCCGGACAGCACCAGCAGGTCGGGCTTCAGCGCGACGATCGGCGTCAACACCGGCGTGAAATCGCGAGTGTCGTTCTGGTAGGTGTCGTTCTGGGCGACGATATCGAGGCCGAGCGCCTTGGCCGCCTCGACGCCGCTGTCACGCTGGCTGAGCGGGTCGGATTCGTTCGCCGCAACGAAGGCGATCGTCTTCACGCCCTTGTTTTCCTTGAGATATTTGTAGATCGCCGGGCCCGACTGATAGTTGGCGATCATGCCCAGCACGGCATTCGAGGCCGGCTTCTGGTAGAGGGCTTTCGGGAAAGCGTAGGGGAAATAGATGATGCCGTTGGACTCTGCGACAGGGCGCACCGCGGCGGCACCGTCATCGACATTCGGCCCGACGACATAATGGATGCCTTCCTGCGCCATCTTCTCCATGCCGGCGATGGCGCGCTTGGGATCCTTCTGGTCGTCGAAGGTGACGATGTTGATGTTATAGGTGTCGTCGCCGATCTTGACGCCGCCTTTTTCGTTGAGCCAGGCGGCGCGCGTCTGCATCGAGCGCACATTGGACGTGCCCCAGGCAGCGGCGGGGCCGCTGGTGACGCCAACGAAGCCTATCTTGAGCTCCTTGTTTCCAGCCTGCGCGGACGGGATGGCAAAAGCGGCAATGGCCAGGGTCGAGACGGCGCCAAGCACCATCGATTTCAGAGTCGAGCGTCGATTGATCATTTGCAGGTTCCCTTCTGGTTATCGCGCCTTGTGTTTTTCGTTGGATGGCGCGGATAGGCCTAAGGGAAACCGGCTGCGACGGATTGTCAACATATTTCTTAATTATTGTATACAATATTTGAACCAGATGTGTGCGATGGCGCGGCAGCCGCACGCTGCGCAACGGCCGACAACAAGCGGGCACGACTCGGCCAACCCGATCAGCACTTGATGGAGAGGGCAAAAAGCGGGCGCGGCTCATCGAGGCCAAGCCGCGCAAAGAACAACCGCGAGAGCGGCTATTTTCCGCAATGATGGTCGTTGATCTTGTTCAGCGCGTTCGCGTCCGGTCCGGTCCGATGATAGGAGCAGGCGCCCGCCGCCGAGGTGACCAGCATGGCGTCATAGTAGCGCGGACCGCCGAACAGGATGTCGATGAGGTCGCCTTCGGCCGGAACGTAGCGTTCCTGCTCGACCAGCCGATGATGATGCCGGTCGCCGGCCAACGCCTGACCGGACACGCCAATTGCCGCGGCCAGAACGGCAGCGGAGATCGCAAGGTTTTTCGTCGTCATCGTCAGCAACCCTTCTGGCATCCGGTGCCCAAACATATAGCCAAAATCGCCAGCCGAACAAAGGTTCCGTCGGCAGCCTTGCAGGGTCTCTCGGCCAGTTGCGATTGCTAATGCAGATGCTTCAGCTTGTCGGGATTGCGCATCACATAGATCGCGGTGATCTTGCCGTCCTCGATGTCGAGCGCGGTGGTCTGCAACTCGCCGTCGGCTTCCAGCGTGACGAAGCCGGGCAGCCCGTTGATGAAGCCAAAGCGGACGAGCTGCGAGCGATTGTCCCTAAGCCAGGCGACGACGGTCTCGTATTGCTTGATGACCGCGTCGTGGCCGAAGACCGGCGCGATCGCCGCCGGGCGCTTACCGCCGCCGTCCGCATGAGCGCTGACATCGGCGCCGAGCATGGCGCCGAGCGCCTTCATGTCGCCGCTGCGCGAGGCATTGAAGAAGGCCTCGGCAAGCTCAAGGCCACGCTCTTTCTCGACCTTGAAACGCGGCCGCGCCTCGCGGACATGGCTGCGCGCGCGGGCGGCGAGCTGGCGACAGGCCGCCGGATCGCGGTCGATCTCGGTTGCCACTTCCTCGAATTGCAGCCCGAACACGTCGTGCAGCAGGAAGGCCGCCCGCTCGAGCGGCGACAGGCGCTCCAGTGCCAGCATAAGCGGCAAGGTGACGTCGTCCGCCTCGTCGTCTTCGACGACGGGATCGGGAAGCCAGGAGCCGACATAGGTCTCGCGCTGATGGCGCGCGGACTTGAGCTGGTCGAGGCAGAGGCGCGTGACCGTGCGGCGCAGGAACGCCTCGGGCTCGCGCACCTCGGCACGGTCGGCCCTCATCCAGCGGATGAAGGCCTCCTGCACCATATCCTCGGCATCGGCCACCGAGCCCAGCATGCGGTAGGCGACCCGCATGAGCTTCGGGCGCAGCGGCTCGAATGCCGCCGCCGCACCCTCGGATGCCGGCTTCGCCATCAAGCAGCGGCCGCCTTGTTGGAAGCCTTGGCATTGGCCGCCTTCACCGCAGCCGGATCGACAAAGCCGCCGAAGCCAACCGCGATGCGGTTCCAGCCGTTGATGATGTTGATCATCAGGGTGAGCTTCACCCGTTCCTCCTCGGTGAAATGGTCCTTCAGCGCCTCATAGGCGGCCTCATGCGTATGGCCTTCGCTGATCCGCGTCAGCGCCTCGGTCCAGCCAAGCGCGGCGCGCTCGCGGTCGGTATAGCACGGCGCCTCGCGCCAGGCCGCCAACAGGTAGACACGCTGTTCGGTCTCTCCGCGCTCGCGGGCATAGGTGGTGTGCATGTTGATGCAGTTGGCGCAGCCGTTGATCTGGGAAGAGCGGATCTCGATGAGCTCGGCGAGAGCCGGATCGAGGCTGGCAGAAATCGCGAGCGAGGCGCGGTGCCACTCCTTCATCAGCGAAGGGGCGGCGGCAAGGGGGTCAAGTCTGGCAGTCATGGTCGGTTCCTTTCGTTGGTTCCGACCTCAAGACGAGTGAGAACCCGCCCAACGTGACATGGCGCCGAATCTTTTGCGTCCCAAACCCCCTACTCGAACGAATACGTAAACCCTTCCGCCGAGGCCCCGACGGTGACCTTCGTTATCTTGGCGCCCTCGAGCGATCGGTTGAGCACGCCGCGGCTCAGCTCCGGCAGCAGCGTGTTGGTGAGGATCGCGTCGATCATGCGCCCGCCGGATTCGATCTCGGTGCAGCGCGCCTTGACCAGGTCCATGACACCGTCGCCGATGACCAGTTCGGCATCGTTGGTTGCCTTCAGCCGCCGCGCGATCTTGCCGAATTGATGGCGGGTGATCGCCTCGATCATCGCATCCGAGAGCGGATAGTAAGGTATGGTGACGACGCGGCCGAGGAAGGCGGCCGGGAACACCTTCAGCAGCGGCGCGCGCAAGGCAGTATCGAGGTCGTCGATCCCGGTCCGCACGGTGCCGTTCCTCGTGCGGTCCATGATGACGTCCGAGCCGACATTCGAAGTGAGCAGGATCAGCGTGTTCTTGAAATCGATGCGCCGGCCCTCGCTGTCGTCCATCATGCCCTTGTCGAAGACCTGGAAGAATATCTCGTGCACGTCCGGGTGCGCCTTCTCGACCTCGTCGAGCAGGATCACCGAATAGGGTTTGCGGCGCACCGCTTCGGTCAGGATGCCGCCTTTGCCGTAGCCGACATAGCCGGGCGGCGCGCCCTTCAGCGTCGAGACGGTATGCGCTTCCTGGAACTCGGACATGTTGATCGAGATCAGGTTCTGCTCGCCACCATAGAGCGTCTCGGCGAGCGCCAGCGCGGTCTCGGTCTTGCCGACGCCGGACGGACCGCAGAGCAGGAACACGCCGACCGGCTTTTCCGGGGCGCCGAGGCCGGCGCGGCTGGTCTGCACGCGCTTCGCGATCATTTCCATCGCATGGTCCTGGCCGACCACCCGCTCGGACAGGGTGGCGGCGAGCCTGAGCGCCTTTTCGGTCTGGCTGGACAGCATGCGTCCGGTCGGGATGCCGGTCCAGTCCTGCACCACGGCGGCAACCGCGTTGCGATCGACCGAGGGCAGGATGAGCGGTGTCTCGCCCTGCGCCGCGGCGAGTTCCGCCATCAATTCGCGCAGCCGCGCAAGGTCGGCGGTTGAACCCGCCGATCCCTCGGCGATCGTCTCCGCAGCGGCCGCCTCGGCTTTGGCCGCCTCGCCCTTGGTCGGCTTGGCTTTCGAACCCTTGGATTTCGCTGGCTTTGTTTCAGCCGCCTTGTTCTCAGGCGCCTTCGCCTTGGAAGCTCCGGATGCACGCGGCTCAGCCCCTGCGGTTTCCTCGGCGCCCTCCTCGGCCGCAGCCGCATCGAGCGGCACGCCTTCGCCGCGCAATTTGGCGCGCAGGTCGAGAATCTCGGCCACCAGCGCCTTTTCCCGATCCCAGCGCGCCTGGGCGGCGGCCAAGGTCGTCTCGGTTTCCGCCAATCCGGCGTCGACGCGAGCCTGCCGGTCGGCAACGTCGATGCCGATCGCCGCTTCGCGGCCGATGATGCCGCTTTCGACCTCCAGCGCCTGGCGGCGGCGCAGAATGTCCTCGACCTCGGCGGGCGTGGCATGCTGCGAGACGGCGACGCGGGCGCAAGCGGTGTCGAGAAGGCTGACCGCCTTGTCCGGCAATTGCCGTGCCGGGATGTAGCGGTGCGAGAGAGAAACGGCCGCCTCGATTGCCTCATCCAGGATCTGCACCTTATGGTGCTGCTCCAGAACGCCGGCGACGCCGCGCAGCATCAGCACGGCCACGGCTTCCGACGGCTCGTCGATCTTGACCACCTGGAAGCGGCGAGTCAGCGCCGGGTCCTTCTCGATATGCTGCTTGTATTCGGCCCAGGTCGTGGCCGCGATCGTGCGCAGCTCGCCGCGCGCCAGCGCCGGCTTCAGAAGATTGGCCGCATCGCCGGTGCCCGCGGCACCGCCGGCGCCGATCAGGGTGTGCGCCTCGTCGATGAACAGGATGATCGGCGTCTCGGAGGCCTGCACCTCGTCGATCACCGCCTTCAGCCGCTTCTCGAACTCGCCCTTGACGCTGGCGCCCGCCTGCATCAGCCCGACATCGAGCATGCGCACGCTGACGTTCTGCAGCGTCGGCGGCACGTCGCCCTGGGCGATGCGGAGCGCGAAACCCTCGACCACCGCCGTCTTGCCGACGCCGGCCTCGCCGGTCAGGATCGGGTTGTTTTGCCGGCGTCGCATCAGGATGTCGACGATCTGCCGAATTTCCGGATCGCGGCCGACGACCGGATCGATCTTGCCGTCGCGGGCGCGCTGGGTGAGGTCGGTGGCGTATTTCGCCAGCGCCGAATCCCCGCCCGGGCCGCGCTTCACCGGTGTCTCGATGGCGGCTGCGGCGGAAGCTGAGCCGGCTTCGAGCGAGCCTTCGGTGACATCGGCGAAGCGGGAAACGACGCCGTCCGCATCGATCTTGTCGAACTCG
The window above is part of the Mesorhizobium sp. WSM4904 genome. Proteins encoded here:
- a CDS encoding ABC transporter substrate-binding protein, with the translated sequence MINRRSTLKSMVLGAVSTLAIAAFAIPSAQAGNKELKIGFVGVTSGPAAAWGTSNVRSMQTRAAWLNEKGGVKIGDDTYNINIVTFDDQKDPKRAIAGMEKMAQEGIHYVVGPNVDDGAAAVRPVAESNGIIYFPYAFPKALYQKPASNAVLGMIANYQSGPAIYKYLKENKGVKTIAFVAANESDPLSQRDSGVEAAKALGLDIVAQNDTYQNDTRDFTPVLTPIVALKPDLLVLSGVAPANAPLLIRAARELGYEGLISTETAQDAKVLEEGAGEYANGFISVGGASTPEIASDEMKEFVTRYTKMFGEYNDESNTKVYALEYILDTLKANPAAINDVAEFKKTMDTFSAPNPFLKGDAKLSYVGSTSFGQKRQLSVPMVVNEYKDGAFQTLFVGSVD
- a CDS encoding sigma-70 family RNA polymerase sigma factor; the protein is MAKPASEGAAAAFEPLRPKLMRVAYRMLGSVADAEDMVQEAFIRWMRADRAEVREPEAFLRRTVTRLCLDQLKSARHQRETYVGSWLPDPVVEDDEADDVTLPLMLALERLSPLERAAFLLHDVFGLQFEEVATEIDRDPAACRQLAARARSHVREARPRFKVEKERGLELAEAFFNASRSGDMKALGAMLGADVSAHADGGGKRPAAIAPVFGHDAVIKQYETVVAWLRDNRSQLVRFGFINGLPGFVTLEADGELQTTALDIEDGKITAIYVMRNPDKLKHLH
- a CDS encoding carboxymuconolactone decarboxylase family protein; this encodes MTARLDPLAAAPSLMKEWHRASLAISASLDPALAELIEIRSSQINGCANCINMHTTYARERGETEQRVYLLAAWREAPCYTDRERAALGWTEALTRISEGHTHEAAYEALKDHFTEEERVKLTLMINIINGWNRIAVGFGGFVDPAAVKAANAKASNKAAAA
- the tssH gene encoding type VI secretion system ATPase TssH — its product is MEQRRSSQSFKRKELVAKLNATGVRAFKAAADTAKLRGNPYVELVHFIQQLVLSERSDVQMILADAGVDASRLSADMTRAIDKLPYGATSVEEFSDHIFHAIQEGWNLATLEFGVEEVRSAHILLACLRTPVLEGLVSKISAEFDKIDADGVVSRFADVTEGSLEAGSASAAAAIETPVKRGPGGDSALAKYATDLTQRARDGKIDPVVGRDPEIRQIVDILMRRRQNNPILTGEAGVGKTAVVEGFALRIAQGDVPPTLQNVSVRMLDVGLMQAGASVKGEFEKRLKAVIDEVQASETPIILFIDEAHTLIGAGGAAGTGDAANLLKPALARGELRTIAATTWAEYKQHIEKDPALTRRFQVVKIDEPSEAVAVLMLRGVAGVLEQHHKVQILDEAIEAAVSLSHRYIPARQLPDKAVSLLDTACARVAVSQHATPAEVEDILRRRQALEVESGIIGREAAIGIDVADRQARVDAGLAETETTLAAAQARWDREKALVAEILDLRAKLRGEGVPLDAAAAEEGAEETAGAEPRASGASKAKAPENKAAETKPAKSKGSKAKPTKGEAAKAEAAAAETIAEGSAGSTADLARLRELMAELAAAQGETPLILPSVDRNAVAAVVQDWTGIPTGRMLSSQTEKALRLAATLSERVVGQDHAMEMIAKRVQTSRAGLGAPEKPVGVFLLCGPSGVGKTETALALAETLYGGEQNLISINMSEFQEAHTVSTLKGAPPGYVGYGKGGILTEAVRRKPYSVILLDEVEKAHPDVHEIFFQVFDKGMMDDSEGRRIDFKNTLILLTSNVGSDVIMDRTRNGTVRTGIDDLDTALRAPLLKVFPAAFLGRVVTIPYYPLSDAMIEAITRHQFGKIARRLKATNDAELVIGDGVMDLVKARCTEIESGGRMIDAILTNTLLPELSRGVLNRSLEGAKITKVTVGASAEGFTYSFE